A single window of Thermococcus celericrescens DNA harbors:
- the taw3 gene encoding tRNA(Phe) 7-((3-amino-3-carboxypropyl)-4-demethylwyosine(37)-N(4))-methyltransferase Taw3: MKAKREALVSLFTAMREGKVDADIIDHLLLINSIRGIYTTSSCSGRIGIMEEPDLGAKPLARWLIKVHRPMEFEEAREALRNAEKGLIFLKSQPPIFHIVAEDVEKAKRLHELGLASGFKYTTFKVVSKRYLVEINATEYLTAPLGRDGRILVDDEYLRFAVDLGNDMLRRSKGRLPRLEEKFRALREELGEDELFYELAERYMIEENWKLP; encoded by the coding sequence ATGAAAGCCAAACGCGAAGCCCTTGTGAGCCTCTTCACGGCTATGAGGGAAGGAAAGGTTGACGCGGATATAATCGATCACCTCCTGCTCATCAACTCGATAAGGGGAATCTACACGACCTCCTCCTGCTCCGGCAGGATCGGCATAATGGAGGAACCGGACCTCGGGGCCAAGCCCCTCGCGAGGTGGCTGATCAAGGTCCACAGGCCGATGGAGTTCGAGGAGGCAAGGGAGGCCCTGAGAAACGCCGAGAAGGGCCTCATATTCCTCAAGAGCCAGCCGCCCATATTCCACATCGTCGCCGAGGACGTGGAAAAGGCAAAGAGACTCCACGAGCTCGGTTTGGCCTCGGGTTTTAAGTACACCACCTTCAAGGTCGTCTCGAAGCGCTACCTTGTGGAGATAAACGCCACGGAGTACCTGACGGCACCGCTCGGCAGGGATGGAAGGATACTCGTGGACGATGAGTACCTCCGTTTCGCCGTTGACCTCGGCAACGATATGCTGAGACGGAGCAAGGGCCGGCTGCCCCGGCTCGAGGAGAAATTCAGGGCACTGAGGGAGGAGCTCGGCGAGGACGAACTGTTCTACGAGCTGGCGGAGCGGTATATGATAGAAGAAAACTGGAAGCTACCTTAA
- a CDS encoding EVE domain-containing protein — protein sequence MTYWLCITNRANWKVIKEKNVWGVPRRHRNTIAKVKPGDRLVIYLKQERENKEVLEPKIVGIFEVVSEPYEDSSRIFKAHVPNETYPLRVKIKPVKLGEVDFKPLIPKLKFITNKKRWNGHLMGKAMREIPEEDYKLIESLL from the coding sequence ATGACCTACTGGCTCTGCATTACCAACCGTGCGAACTGGAAGGTGATTAAGGAAAAGAACGTTTGGGGCGTGCCAAGGAGGCACAGGAACACAATCGCCAAGGTCAAGCCCGGTGACAGGCTCGTTATCTACCTCAAGCAGGAGCGCGAAAACAAGGAAGTTCTTGAACCGAAGATCGTTGGGATTTTTGAGGTCGTGAGCGAGCCTTATGAGGATTCAAGCAGGATTTTCAAGGCTCACGTGCCAAACGAGACTTACCCGCTGAGAGTAAAGATCAAACCGGTCAAGCTTGGAGAGGTTGACTTCAAGCCGCTCATTCCGAAGCTGAAGTTCATCACCAACAAGAAGAGGTGGAACGGCCACTTGATGGGCAAGGCGATGAGGGAAATCCCGGAGGAGGACTACAAACTCATTGAAAGCCTTCTTTGA
- a CDS encoding transglutaminase domain-containing protein → MKLNLLRIQTKRHNLSWREVLRGMIHGILLFLWISIVIVFIPYMYGTFEGEDVTNDVATQIGLNASNPNELALRIYSWEQQNFANPYSVEPEKLPFAERVLAGFGFYQNKQGEIRLFRPFGVFPVPPEWVLHSKLANCREYAEVFVYLMNEAGFKARVVRAPGEDHSWAEYYVGEYKIIFDPSNPRNPVIVNPKQFGKLKNFSHVEAYELMNPGHKEDVSDEYIERGMIVVNAIKNNKPVSGVTVKVMSTYLMERFPERYKKPRPVVVNTTGKDGTAQFKLGPKEYKIVGRKCLFPICWKGETTGKVVAGSTTYATLTLKMDYMTTGMFLTLLGTLVGILVVRFRKRYGNQRSKGSGDLG, encoded by the coding sequence ATGAAGTTAAACCTGTTGAGAATTCAAACGAAAAGACATAACCTCTCTTGGAGAGAGGTTTTAAGGGGCATGATTCATGGCATTCTACTTTTCTTATGGATTTCCATCGTTATTGTCTTCATCCCATATATGTACGGTACTTTCGAGGGAGAGGATGTGACCAATGATGTTGCTACTCAAATTGGCCTCAATGCGAGTAACCCCAATGAGCTGGCCTTGAGAATATACTCTTGGGAACAGCAGAACTTCGCGAATCCATATTCTGTAGAGCCGGAGAAATTGCCTTTTGCTGAAAGAGTACTTGCAGGATTTGGCTTTTATCAGAATAAACAGGGAGAAATTCGATTGTTTCGACCTTTTGGAGTTTTTCCTGTTCCTCCAGAGTGGGTTCTTCATTCAAAACTTGCAAATTGCAGGGAATACGCAGAAGTTTTTGTTTATCTTATGAATGAGGCAGGATTCAAGGCAAGGGTCGTGAGAGCTCCTGGAGAAGATCACAGTTGGGCCGAGTATTATGTTGGAGAGTACAAGATCATCTTCGATCCCAGCAATCCCAGAAATCCAGTTATCGTGAATCCCAAACAATTTGGCAAGCTTAAGAATTTCTCACATGTTGAGGCTTATGAACTTATGAATCCTGGCCACAAGGAAGATGTTTCGGATGAATATATTGAGAGGGGAATGATTGTTGTTAATGCAATCAAAAACAATAAGCCCGTTTCGGGTGTAACTGTAAAGGTAATGAGCACGTATCTTATGGAGCGGTTTCCTGAAAGGTACAAAAAACCGCGACCTGTTGTAGTTAATACAACCGGAAAAGATGGAACGGCCCAGTTTAAACTTGGCCCAAAAGAATACAAGATTGTAGGCAGAAAGTGTTTGTTTCCGATATGCTGGAAGGGGGAAACTACCGGAAAAGTCGTTGCTGGTTCAACTACTTATGCGACTCTTACACTCAAAATGGATTACATGACCACGGGGATGTTCCTGACCTTGCTGGGTACTCTGGTTGGAATCCTTGTGGTCAGATTCCGTAAAAGATATGGGAATCAAAGATCAAAAGGGAGTGGTGATCTTGGATGA
- a CDS encoding coiled-coil domain-containing protein: MRGKRVLMMFLILFIVVPFVWAGDPQTTSPQQASQTPEDKLAECEANLSILQQQLMELNRTLENITRERDYYKGLYENMTVNVTNFELIQIKQNITVLNQRIQQLNSSIRYHLENIENKLYIRLLGVSISIDTLLGFTLLGNLIGFTVLWKQNKKSKGREENKKEVPDKNEVKPVENSNEKT, encoded by the coding sequence ATGAGAGGGAAGAGAGTACTCATGATGTTTTTGATCTTGTTTATTGTTGTGCCCTTTGTTTGGGCAGGTGACCCTCAAACGACTTCCCCACAACAGGCCTCTCAGACTCCAGAGGATAAGCTTGCAGAATGTGAAGCGAACTTATCGATTCTTCAGCAACAACTGATGGAATTGAACCGGACCCTCGAGAATATTACACGGGAAAGAGATTATTACAAGGGCCTTTACGAGAACATGACGGTAAACGTTACGAATTTTGAGCTTATCCAGATAAAGCAGAACATTACAGTTCTCAATCAAAGGATACAGCAACTTAACTCAAGTATCAGGTACCATTTGGAAAATATTGAAAACAAGCTTTATATAAGGCTTCTTGGGGTTTCGATAAGCATTGATACTCTACTTGGGTTTACACTACTTGGTAATTTAATTGGGTTTACTGTTTTGTGGAAACAAAATAAGAAGAGTAAGGGAAGAGAAGAAAACAAAAAGGAGGTACCAGACAAAAATGAAGTTAAACCTGTTGAGAATTCAAACGAAAAGACATAA
- a CDS encoding YgjP-like metallopeptidase domain-containing protein, with the protein MTSPGRLILMSLRSTASSQERLISSWRSPSSQRCAGMLDELLQQAKDLLGCQRQVRVKVRPLKTSIARVSFKYGTITVDPSVLELDEEEILYVLVHELAHLKAETTYHSSAFWEEVGKVFPENKARELEDSIMTKLHRRMV; encoded by the coding sequence ATGACCTCACCGGGGCGGTTGATTTTGATGAGCTTGAGAAGTACCGCGAGCTCTCAAGAGAGATTGATAAGCTCGTGGAGGAGTCCATCGTCCCAGAGGTGCGCAGGCATGTTGGATGAGCTGCTTCAACAGGCCAAGGACCTGCTCGGTTGTCAAAGACAAGTACGAGTCAAGGTCAGACCGTTGAAGACTTCCATTGCGAGGGTGTCATTCAAGTACGGCACGATTACGGTTGATCCCTCTGTGCTGGAGTTGGATGAAGAGGAGATACTCTACGTGCTCGTTCATGAGCTTGCACACCTGAAGGCTGAGACGACTTATCACTCCTCCGCTTTCTGGGAGGAAGTTGGAAAGGTGTTTCCCGAGAATAAGGCCCGAGAACTGGAGGACAGCATCATGACAAAGCTTCACCGGAGGATGGTGTGA
- a CDS encoding type I restriction endonuclease subunit R, translated as MALIPESVVHREIKENLLRIGWEDGNEKFGIEEHKMLDEYSGLGDSIGGLLLWDVLEEKIRELNRAFFANLTEEEEGKVWEEIKQKLESSNEVEMLEYLKYGLSLIALGKHDRVVLVDYDNPSNNVFFFLHEAKFPGFPENIKPDFTLFINGIPVVIIEAKAKGIVELEDVEWRRWSKVHGTEEEALTQIRKYERYSKPLFRFVQFGVAYGDKQLYTPTMPRDSGGAPAFEWRYPNEEKPDIFDLLSPVRLLDVLRYYTFFFKKNEKGAKRIKVIARWNQYRATRRIIARIEEYLSRESDKKNGLVWQWQGSGKTFIMFFVANWFLNKYKGRNPVVFFVVDRTDLKDQHSGVFEAVEDNEFRSHFDVIKNIGELRKRIEEMMKSEETGRVIPTGLHITTIQKFQYGKFKDLVRVKKVRGEERFEAEKAVKKPEVLFLIDEAHRTQYGRLAAVMRSLFPRAMFFGFTGTPIFKRSRNTFQEFAYPEDGEYFLDVYFISDSIRDGFTLDIIHEVIEEEDVSIALDENKLKAFIDAYQMNDPEEVEAFLMGRKKSLKMSSKELAEELRKSRVFLESPKEIERFAEYIAKRIYDDTMGFQFKAMVVAVNREACVHFKRALDRAFKNYFCSQIEVLESEGKHDVAEHFRELCQNAERLSEVVMTYQHNETSEVIEEFKKWLKTRREFQKKDYDSINKLIVEWFQEEDYPKVLIVTDMLLTGFDAPILRTMYLYKPIFEHRLLQAVTRVNRPYPGKESGLVVDGVGLLPAVIRVKSIYEMLAKQDPRVLEDFQRNFARSIEEKVKEFEDKLEKVKRELSEIGIEVDIIKAFRKQGRWKELEDEMARIRNILAPIALDFKGNEPRAVRLFNELRETLSMYRSLGAHPARLAYMDDMIAVGTVYSTFVRLVGFTGKKNKFWDDLLRFVHEHMEVGPMRELVKVRLGELSGSEASFEIVARFYRLYYQAEDNAHDPVYKAILERLNRLLEEWLNRNLDLKALKKQLELLERQSEDYEKKKAGRSWQESLVESVIFYVENYLGIKNVELRKFQRELKRLRKLNPRAVKRLSSALFDDLTGAVDFDELEKYRELSREIDKLVEESIVPEVRRHVG; from the coding sequence ATGGCCCTGATACCTGAGTCAGTGGTTCATCGGGAGATTAAAGAGAACCTTCTGAGAATCGGGTGGGAAGACGGCAACGAGAAGTTTGGGATTGAAGAACATAAAATGTTGGATGAATACAGCGGGCTGGGGGATTCGATCGGGGGGCTTCTTCTGTGGGACGTGCTGGAGGAGAAGATACGGGAGCTCAACAGGGCATTTTTCGCAAACCTTACCGAGGAGGAAGAGGGTAAAGTATGGGAAGAGATAAAGCAGAAGCTCGAGTCTTCGAATGAAGTGGAGATGCTTGAATACCTCAAGTATGGCCTCTCGCTTATTGCCCTTGGAAAGCACGACCGGGTAGTCCTCGTTGATTATGACAATCCTTCGAACAACGTCTTCTTTTTCCTTCACGAGGCCAAGTTTCCCGGCTTTCCTGAGAACATAAAACCCGACTTTACTCTCTTCATTAATGGAATCCCCGTGGTCATCATTGAGGCGAAAGCGAAGGGAATCGTCGAGCTTGAGGATGTTGAGTGGAGAAGATGGTCAAAGGTTCATGGCACGGAAGAGGAGGCATTAACTCAAATAAGGAAGTATGAACGATACTCAAAGCCCCTTTTCAGGTTCGTTCAGTTTGGGGTTGCCTACGGGGACAAACAGCTTTACACTCCAACGATGCCGAGGGATTCCGGCGGGGCCCCTGCCTTCGAGTGGAGGTATCCAAACGAGGAAAAGCCGGACATCTTCGACCTGCTCTCCCCCGTGAGGCTCCTCGACGTGCTGAGGTATTATACCTTCTTCTTCAAGAAGAACGAGAAAGGGGCCAAAAGAATCAAGGTCATCGCCCGGTGGAATCAGTACAGGGCAACGAGGCGGATAATCGCGAGAATTGAGGAATACCTCTCGAGGGAGAGCGACAAGAAGAATGGGCTTGTTTGGCAGTGGCAGGGAAGCGGTAAGACTTTTATAATGTTCTTCGTCGCCAACTGGTTCCTCAATAAGTACAAGGGAAGGAATCCTGTCGTCTTCTTCGTTGTTGACAGGACTGATCTCAAAGATCAGCACTCGGGGGTTTTTGAGGCCGTTGAGGACAACGAGTTCCGGAGCCATTTTGACGTCATAAAGAACATCGGTGAGCTGAGGAAACGCATTGAGGAAATGATGAAAAGCGAGGAAACAGGGAGGGTCATTCCAACTGGCCTGCACATAACGACAATTCAAAAGTTCCAGTATGGAAAGTTTAAGGACCTCGTGAGGGTGAAGAAGGTCCGGGGAGAGGAAAGGTTTGAGGCAGAGAAGGCCGTTAAAAAGCCGGAGGTTCTCTTCCTCATTGACGAAGCTCACAGAACGCAGTATGGCAGGCTCGCTGCTGTTATGAGGAGCCTCTTCCCGAGGGCAATGTTCTTCGGTTTCACTGGGACGCCGATATTCAAGCGTAGCAGAAACACCTTCCAGGAGTTTGCGTATCCAGAGGATGGTGAGTACTTCCTCGACGTTTACTTCATCAGCGACTCAATCAGGGATGGCTTTACCCTTGACATTATCCACGAGGTTATTGAAGAGGAGGACGTGTCCATTGCCCTCGATGAGAACAAGCTGAAGGCATTCATTGATGCCTACCAGATGAATGACCCTGAAGAGGTTGAAGCCTTCCTGATGGGCCGAAAGAAAAGCTTGAAGATGAGCTCGAAGGAGCTCGCTGAGGAGTTGAGGAAGTCAAGGGTGTTCCTTGAGAGCCCGAAGGAGATTGAACGCTTTGCTGAGTACATTGCCAAGAGAATCTACGATGACACGATGGGCTTCCAGTTCAAGGCGATGGTTGTGGCGGTTAACAGAGAAGCCTGTGTGCACTTCAAGAGAGCCCTTGACAGGGCGTTTAAGAACTACTTCTGCTCCCAGATTGAAGTTCTTGAGAGTGAAGGGAAGCATGACGTTGCGGAGCACTTCAGGGAGCTCTGTCAGAACGCGGAAAGGCTCTCAGAGGTTGTCATGACTTACCAGCATAACGAGACCAGCGAGGTTATTGAGGAGTTTAAGAAGTGGCTTAAAACGAGGAGGGAGTTCCAGAAGAAGGATTACGACAGTATCAACAAGCTTATCGTGGAGTGGTTCCAGGAGGAGGATTATCCAAAGGTTCTCATCGTTACGGATATGCTTCTCACGGGCTTTGACGCTCCAATTCTGCGGACGATGTATCTCTACAAGCCAATTTTTGAGCACAGACTTTTACAGGCCGTTACGAGAGTTAACAGGCCATATCCAGGTAAAGAGAGCGGACTTGTTGTGGATGGTGTTGGTCTACTACCCGCGGTTATCAGGGTAAAGAGCATTTACGAAATGCTCGCCAAGCAGGACCCGAGAGTCCTGGAAGACTTCCAGCGCAATTTTGCCAGGAGTATTGAGGAGAAGGTCAAGGAGTTTGAGGACAAGCTTGAGAAGGTTAAACGGGAGCTTTCGGAGATTGGAATCGAGGTTGATATCATCAAAGCCTTCAGAAAACAGGGCAGGTGGAAGGAACTTGAGGACGAAATGGCCAGAATTCGGAACATCCTCGCACCGATTGCCCTTGATTTCAAGGGCAACGAACCGAGGGCCGTGAGGCTCTTCAATGAGCTCAGGGAGACCCTTTCAATGTATCGCTCCCTCGGTGCCCATCCGGCGAGACTTGCTTACATGGATGACATGATTGCAGTGGGGACTGTTTACTCCACATTTGTGAGGCTTGTGGGCTTCACTGGTAAAAAGAACAAGTTCTGGGATGACCTACTTCGGTTTGTCCACGAGCACATGGAAGTCGGACCGATGAGAGAGCTCGTGAAGGTGAGGCTCGGAGAACTCTCTGGCAGTGAGGCATCTTTTGAGATTGTTGCAAGGTTTTACAGGCTGTATTATCAGGCAGAGGACAACGCCCATGATCCTGTTTACAAGGCAATTTTGGAGAGGCTCAACCGCCTCCTCGAGGAGTGGCTCAACAGAAATCTGGATCTTAAGGCCCTTAAGAAGCAGCTGGAACTCCTTGAGAGGCAGTCAGAGGATTACGAGAAGAAGAAAGCTGGGAGGAGCTGGCAGGAGTCCCTTGTTGAATCGGTCATATTTTACGTTGAGAACTACCTGGGCATCAAGAACGTTGAACTCCGGAAGTTCCAGAGGGAGCTTAAGAGACTCCGTAAGCTGAATCCAAGGGCTGTTAAACGGCTCTCAAGTGCCCTCTTCGATGACCTCACCGGGGCGGTTGATTTTGATGAGCTTGAGAAGTACCGCGAGCTCTCAAGAGAGATTGATAAGCTCGTGGAGGAGTCCATCGTCCCAGAGGTGCGCAGGCATGTTGGATGA